Proteins from one Listeria weihenstephanensis genomic window:
- the secG gene encoding preprotein translocase subunit SecG — protein sequence MNTALTILLVIVSVLLIIVVVLQPGKSNGLSGAISGGAEELFGKQKARGLERILHRTTIVLAVIFFAILIALGFFL from the coding sequence ATGAATACAGCCTTAACAATTTTACTTGTTATTGTATCGGTATTGTTAATAATCGTAGTTGTTCTTCAACCAGGTAAGAGTAACGGGTTATCCGGAGCTATCTCTGGTGGAGCGGAAGAACTATTTGGTAAACAAAAAGCAAGAGGACTTGAGCGTATATTACATCGTACAACGATCGTTTTAGCGGTAATCTTCTTTGCAATATTGATTGCTTTAGGATTTTTCTTGTAA
- a CDS encoding carboxymuconolactone decarboxylase family protein, which yields MKENSEAYATLGKLDTLGRESSIPKKLQELIKIYASSLNHCAFCIDMHTKEALENGESIQRVVGVNAWREAPFYSDQERVVLELVEEVTFIHQHGVSDAVYSELEKHYDEKQIGELYLLIATINAYNRLGIMSQLQPKEDK from the coding sequence ATGAAGGAAAACTCGGAGGCTTATGCAACGTTAGGTAAGTTGGATACGTTAGGTCGGGAGAGCAGTATTCCAAAGAAATTACAAGAATTGATTAAAATTTATGCGTCTAGCTTGAACCATTGTGCGTTTTGTATTGATATGCATACGAAAGAGGCATTGGAGAACGGAGAGTCGATCCAACGTGTTGTGGGTGTAAATGCGTGGCGTGAGGCGCCGTTTTATAGTGATCAGGAACGTGTTGTCTTGGAGCTAGTGGAGGAAGTGACGTTTATTCATCAGCACGGGGTTTCTGATGCGGTGTATTCGGAACTCGAGAAACATTATGATGAGAAACAAATTGGTGAGTTGTACTTGCTGATTGCGACGATTAATGCATATAATCGACTTGGAATCATGAGCCAGCTTCAACCGAAAGAGGATAAGTAA